The window ACCACAATGAGCGCCCGGGGCTTCTCGCGCGCGACGATCGCCTCCGCGTCCGATGCGTTGACCGCTTCCCCAATCAGCCTGACCTGCGGGTGAGTCGTCAGGACAGCCTGAAGACCGAGGCGAACGAGATCACTCTTGCAGACGGTCGCCAGGGCAAACGATGAATCGGCTGGTTCGCCTTCGCTCACTGGACCCATCATTCCCGCCCGAGATCTACCGCCCTCTGCCCCGTTACACATAGGATGAGCCCGACAGACGATCGAGGGGATCCTGCCTCGTGGCTGCGGATTCTGAGAGCGTCAGCCGTTCGGCCTCCAGCCAATCCTGGCGATCGTGCCCATCCTGCCGTCCACGGCGCTGATATAGCTCATAGGCCAGTTTCTCAATACGTATCCTGATCTCCTCGGCCGCTGCTCTGCCGCCGGCCGGTTGCGGTCGCCGCTCGCGGACGAGCCGTGGGCGGGAAGACGTCTTCTTGACCGCCTTGGGTGGGCTCCCTGTCTGCTTATTGTCTGCGCTTGATTTGATCCGTCGTTGTGCCATCGCTGAATCTCCTGGTTGCATCGAACTGAACCTTCCCTCTTCCGACAGAGAGGCATCACATGGACAATCTGCACGGCACGGGTCTGTCAAGATTTTCGGAAAACCATTGCGCGATAGGATGGTGAAGACGCGGAGTCACCGGCCACTCGCAGTGTCTATGGGCAAGAGCCTCACCCAACACTCTGTGTTGAAGTCTTGCCGGTCCCCGGCTGTCCTTACAGGGGATCGGCTCGTGCGGACTCGTTGTCCTGCGCAAGGTCAGAAGACGCGCCTGATCCTGCGCTCACGAGGTGAATCGTCATGAACGGACCCAAGACCGTAAGGGTGAGGTTGACGCTGCCTTGCTCCGAGGGCAGGGTCGTACGACTATTGCTCCATGAAAACATCTCACCCTCCTCTATGCTGGGAGGCCAGCATAGGAGCGTGACATTTCATGAGACTCACCGTTTCTTTAACATCCGGTTAAACCGGACCATTTCTGGATTATTTTCACGAAGCCTTATGCGCTGCGGCGAACGTGAGCGGGGCTGTGGCTGTCGAAGTAACCTCTTCGCAATGCAGCCTTGAGGAAGATGAAACAGGTCAACGGTAGGGTCCGTTGCTATGGGTTCTAGGATCGTCCAAATCATTGAAGACGAGCCGCTCCACGCCGACCTCCTGGACCGCGCCTTGCGCCAGGCCCAATTCGCGACGACGCTTGCCGCGGATGGTGAGAGTGGATGGCGTGACGCGCAGCGACTGCTGCCTTCGTTGATTCTGCTCGACCTCATGCTGCCGGGTCTGAGCGGCCATGAGGTTTGCCGATTGGTCCGACGCACACCGTCTACGCGCCATATTCCGATCATCATGCTGACGGCCGTCGGAACAGAAGCAGACCGTATTGCCGGCCTTGAGATGGGAGCAGACGACTACGTGGTGAAGCCGTTCAGCCCGAAGGAGGTCGTGTCCCGCGTTCAGGCCGTGCTGCGCAGAGTCCATGAGACACGTCGTGAGGACCCTGTTCTGTTTTCCGATACCTCCATCACAATGGAGGGGCCTTACTTCGTCCTGTCCTTGCAGGAACGGCAAATCACCGTCTCGAACACAGAACTGAGGCTGCTTCAGTACCTGCTGCCTCGGAATGGGGAATTAGTGCGCGGCGATGAATTGTTGAATCTTCCAGGCGAGGAGCTCGGGAGCACGAGCAGAGAAGAACTTGAGCACCGTGTGCGCTTTCTTCGACGAAAGCTGGAGAACAGCGGGACGGGATCGATCGAGATGTTGCCGGGATCTCGTTATCGTTTCCTGGCCCATCCGGGGTCAACCTGACACAACCGGCCGGAATACCGCCTCATTCGGAACGCTGCGGCACTCAACCACGACTACCCGGCGGGGACAGGCTTTCTCTAGGTGTCACCTGAGACCCGCCACGCAAGGATCAGCCGGCGCAGGCTAAGACCCGCACTCTCGGCGATATCCGTTCGATCTCGTACTCGAAGCCCCTTCGAAGCAGGATGATCTCTCCGCGCCGGCTCAGCTCGTCGACGGTCTTAAAGACCTGGTTCCAGCTGAGCTCCGGCAGCAGGGTCACGACCTGCTCCAGCGTCAGGGATTTTCGCAGGCATACGAGATCGAGGATCAGACCTTCGCTGGTGGGGGAAATGGATGGATGCACCATGGCACGCCTCCTTGTTGGGAATCCTTCACTCACCCTTGTCGCAGACCCGGGTAACTGTGGAGTCGGCGATCACGTGCAGACAGTAACATGGGGAAACCGTATGTCTATGCAATCAACGCCGCATCAATTCTGAGTTAACTCGTTCCAGGGATCGCCTCGCCGCTAAATCTCTTCGCGGCCGCAGAACGATCCTCTCCCGGTTCCGTCGCCTTGCGCCGGCGAACAACGCACCGCCACCACCCGAATCGCTCCGAGCGCCAGGAGAATGGCTCCAAGCGAGAGCAACTTCATGTGGTCCGCATCCTTGAACCAGAGAGAAATGATTTCCGTCAACATGACCACGAGGATCGTATCGACGATGAAGGTGACTTTGACGCGGCCTTCTGAAAAATAGGTCAGCGTGGTCTTGAACACCTCCACCACCGCGAGAAGGATCAGCGTGTCAACGATGATCTGCCGGAGCCCGATCTCCACCGGGGCATGCAGCAGCAGTCCGATATCCAGAAAGGTTTTGACGACCCCGCCGGTCAGGGCGATGAGGATCGTCAGAATGAGCAGGCTGAGGACTGCCTTGATCCCTTTCATCCAGAGTTCGGTGAGATCCGTGTCGATCACATGTCCAACAAACTCCGAGAGGCGGTTCATGCGAGGCTGAGAGTGGCTGAAGGTCATACCTGGTGTCTCCTGGTTGTTGCCAATGGTGCCGTTCATAAAGGAGTCAATGGCTGTCCGATTCCTTTATGGTCGGTATCACCACACATCCTATGGGGAATGTACCGGGTCACTGTTCCATCCTCGTCATCGATGTATTACAACGCGGTTACGTTTCACTCCGATCAGCTCAGCGTTCGCTTCCGGACAGCCGGACCTGCGATGTTGCACAGCGTTAACAGGCCTTTGTCGCTCCCGTAACAGTGGTGGACTACCATGACCCGATGACACTGAACATCGTACAAATCATTGAAGACGAACCTTTGCATGCGCAACTGCTGGACCACTCTCTCCGGCAGGCCCGCTATCGCACGAATGTGGCGCACGATGGCGTCACCGGGTTGGCGGACGTGATGCGACTCACGCCATCGCTCATCCTGCTGGACCTGATGCTTCCGGGGATGAACGGACAGGAAGTCTGTCGTCGCATCCGAAGCGAGCCTGCCACGAAACACATTCCCATCATGATGATCAGCGCCCTGGGGAGTGATGAAGACCGGATTTCAGGAATACGCATGGGCGCGGACGATTATGTTGCGAAGCCGTTCAGTCCACGGGAGGTCGTATCTCGAGCGCAGGCCTTGCTCCGGCGATCCCAGGCTCAATGGGCCACCGCACCATGCCTCTCAGGCTCGCCGGTGACGATCAAAGACCACTGTCTGCAGCCGAAAGACGGCCGATCATTTGGTGGGATCGATCGAGACCTTCTCCGGAATCGGGTATCGTCATGTTGCCGCGACTCACCTCAGCGAATCCTCCCCCTCGTCCCGCATACGACACGATTCTCAGTGCGAGCAGGGCAGTTGGATCCCCCCCGTTCCAGTTGGACGCTTACGTCAGGCCGGTTCTCCAAACCGTCATAACTCTCACCGCGTCCGGCGGCACCCCCCGCCGTTACCCTCTCCATGGGCCGGGGAACAGCGCACCGCCACCACTCGTATCGCTCCGAGCACGAGCACCTTCATGTGGTCCGCATCCTTGCACTCGAGCAAATTGATTTCCGTCAACATGACCATGAGAATTGTATCGTCGAGAAAGGTGACGTTGATGCGGCCTTCAGAAAAATAGGTCCACGTGGCCTTAAACACTTCCACGACCGCGAGCCAGATCAGCGTATCGACACTGCTCTGGCACAGCCC is drawn from Nitrospira sp. ND1 and contains these coding sequences:
- a CDS encoding response regulator transcription factor, which produces MGSRIVQIIEDEPLHADLLDRALRQAQFATTLAADGESGWRDAQRLLPSLILLDLMLPGLSGHEVCRLVRRTPSTRHIPIIMLTAVGTEADRIAGLEMGADDYVVKPFSPKEVVSRVQAVLRRVHETRREDPVLFSDTSITMEGPYFVLSLQERQITVSNTELRLLQYLLPRNGELVRGDELLNLPGEELGSTSREELEHRVRFLRRKLENSGTGSIEMLPGSRYRFLAHPGST
- a CDS encoding DUF2934 domain-containing protein, with product MAQRRIKSSADNKQTGSPPKAVKKTSSRPRLVRERRPQPAGGRAAAEEIRIRIEKLAYELYQRRGRQDGHDRQDWLEAERLTLSESAATRQDPLDRLSGSSYV
- a CDS encoding phosphate-starvation-inducible PsiE family protein is translated as MNGTIGNNQETPGMTFSHSQPRMNRLSEFVGHVIDTDLTELWMKGIKAVLSLLILTILIALTGGVVKTFLDIGLLLHAPVEIGLRQIIVDTLILLAVVEVFKTTLTYFSEGRVKVTFIVDTILVVMLTEIISLWFKDADHMKLLSLGAILLALGAIRVVAVRCSPAQGDGTGRGSFCGREEI
- a CDS encoding phosphate-starvation-inducible PsiE family protein, with the translated sequence MDERSQGRPSLLIPTILIALPSGVTKTFLDIRQLFDVPVEIGLCQSSVDTLIWLAVVEVFKATWTYFSEGRINVTFLDDTILMVMLTEINLLECKDADHMKVLVLGAIRVVAVRCSPAHGEGNGGGCRRTR
- a CDS encoding response regulator; this encodes MTLNIVQIIEDEPLHAQLLDHSLRQARYRTNVAHDGVTGLADVMRLTPSLILLDLMLPGMNGQEVCRRIRSEPATKHIPIMMISALGSDEDRISGIRMGADDYVAKPFSPREVVSRAQALLRRSQAQWATAPCLSGSPVTIKDHCLQPKDGRSFGGIDRDLLRNRVSSCCRDSPQRILPLVPHTTRFSVRAGQLDPPRSSWTLTSGRFSKPS